The genomic window TGAGAGTAAAACACGCGGGAATTGGGGAGAAATGATTTTAGAATCAATGTTGGAAAAAAATGGGTTTATAGAAGGACAAAACTATCGCAAACAGGTTGATTTTATCGATGAAGCTTCAGGCAAACACTTCCAACCCGATATCATCATCAATCTTCCTGATGATAGAATAATCGTCATAGATTCCAAGCTTAATTTGAATGCTTATGATGCTTTGGTTGCTTCTGAAACAAAAGAAGAAGCCGATAAAAACATCAAGAATCTTTTGGCAAATATCTATACTCACTTTAATGAACTTGGGAAGAAAAAATACCATCTGCTCACTGATGGCAAAAGTCCTGATTTTACAATTATGTTTATCCCTATTGAGGGGGCTTTCATTGAAGCAATGCGTGCAGATGCCGAACTTTTTAACAAAGCTTATAATCTCAGAATTGTTATCACTTCTCCAAGCACCTTAATGTCTATTTTAATGACCATAGCCAACCTTTGGAAAAACGAACAAATTGACAAAGATTATCGCAGTATTATTGCCAAACTTGAAGCTCTCAAAGAAAAAATGACTACTTTTTGTGGTTATATGGATGAGATAGGCAAAGGCATTCAGACACTCCAAAATCGATACGATACTGCCAATAAATCCCTGCAAACAGGAAGTAGAGGAACTATTATGGATAGAATTAAAAAAATTCAAGATTCAAAAAGTCTTAGTTACGAAGAAGAATCAAAATAGATAAGTGTAGCTGATATGCATTTCCCTTGTGCGAGAAATATCAAAATTTTGTCGCACAAGCTGTTGCTTCCACGGATCAGAATCACCAAAATCATACCAATTTTGTGCATTTAGCGTATAATAAGGTATTTTCATCCCAATATTGATACGATTATGGCTACCCAAATAGATGGAACCTCCGATATTAGCAAAAAATCCACTACCTGAGGCAAAAAATTTATCATTTTTTTTGGCAGCATTATTCTCCCAAGAATTACTCCTCAACATTGCATACTCAACTCCCCCACCGGCATAGACACCAATTTTAAAAAATGGCATTTTGCTCCAAAATAATTTTCTTATCAAAATATCTAACGGAAGATTGACAAAAAAATCAAGATTAACTCCATAAGTCATCCAAATGCCATTATTAAAAAGTTCATTTTGGGGAGCAGGCACCGGTTTCATAGGAACTTTCTCTATAATAGGGCTACCATCTGGTTTAAATCCCGTAATGGTAGTAAATTCCTTATTCTTACCATCTTGCTCGCTACTACTTATCAATCCCCCTAAAGAAACAGTAGCATACTCTGCACTTGCATAAACCCGCAATCCTGTAATATAATATTTATCAAAAAAAACTTCATCTCCAATGGATGCTTCAAAAGAAATGCCTTTTTTTCCAGCATAACTCCCGCTTGTTTTATTTCCTATGCAAGTCCCACCCGCACAACTGCTGTTATCTTTTGTCGTTTGTTGCCAAAAATCAGTTTTATAGCTGGCTCCTGTTCCGACTCCAAAACTCGTAAATAGATTATTTTGCACAGCAAAAAGAGGTAAAATCATTACACATAAAAATAAGTATCGCATTTTAACCTTTCTTCATCGCTATACGCTTTTTTTATTTAATTCCACCAACAAGGGCAAATTGTTTGCAATAATGCTTTCATCAAAAAACTCCATAATGCTTTCTCTCATTTCTTTGGGAGAAAGCATTGCATTCACTTTAGTTCGAAACTCACTTGCCCCACTATGCCCTTTGGCATAAGCGTGTAAATTTTTTCGAAACATCACAACTCCTCTGTCCCCATAAAAATCTACCATAGCATCAAAATGTTCTAACACAAGTTCCTTTTTAAGTATAGCAGGAAGTTCTGATGTGTTATTTTTTATCTGCCAAAATATCCACGGAGCGGTCAAAGCTGCTCTGCCTATCATTACGCCATTTGCCCCTGTAAATTCTAAAACCTGTTT from Helicobacter sp. 12S02232-10 includes these protein-coding regions:
- the rmuC gene encoding DNA recombination protein RmuC, coding for MSILFISSIFLFILTLLLVFYVFSLKMRLIGLKNDFSNQKEYWQNTLINEQEKAQTQKEYYEKRLIDENEKFQSLKRDLQDTEKIKKELKLEFENLSQKILENKTQDFYNSQTKTLAPLQKEIKDFKDAFEILKNEQTKERVSLITEIKLLKELNETISKEASNLTKALKGESKTRGNWGEMILESMLEKNGFIEGQNYRKQVDFIDEASGKHFQPDIIINLPDDRIIVIDSKLNLNAYDALVASETKEEADKNIKNLLANIYTHFNELGKKKYHLLTDGKSPDFTIMFIPIEGAFIEAMRADAELFNKAYNLRIVITSPSTLMSILMTIANLWKNEQIDKDYRSIIAKLEALKEKMTTFCGYMDEIGKGIQTLQNRYDTANKSLQTGSRGTIMDRIKKIQDSKSLSYEEESK
- a CDS encoding outer membrane beta-barrel protein, which gives rise to MRYLFLCVMILPLFAVQNNLFTSFGVGTGASYKTDFWQQTTKDNSSCAGGTCIGNKTSGSYAGKKGISFEASIGDEVFFDKYYITGLRVYASAEYATVSLGGLISSSEQDGKNKEFTTITGFKPDGSPIIEKVPMKPVPAPQNELFNNGIWMTYGVNLDFFVNLPLDILIRKLFWSKMPFFKIGVYAGGGVEYAMLRSNSWENNAAKKNDKFFASGSGFFANIGGSIYLGSHNRINIGMKIPYYTLNAQNWYDFGDSDPWKQQLVRQNFDISRTREMHISYTYLF